A genome region from Clostridium pasteurianum includes the following:
- a CDS encoding acyl carrier protein: MIKEKEKIRKQIINIYKEVTEKDIEEEKIQDGLLEQLHIDSLIALQIIVKMEQDFKIVIEDDDVAIKMLDSIENATDFIMKNSKDIVNNN; the protein is encoded by the coding sequence ATGATTAAAGAAAAAGAAAAAATAAGGAAACAGATAATTAATATTTATAAAGAAGTAACTGAAAAAGATATAGAAGAAGAAAAAATACAGGACGGTTTGTTGGAGCAACTTCATATTGATTCACTGATAGCATTACAAATAATAGTAAAGATGGAGCAAGATTTTAAAATTGTTATAGAAGATGATGATGTTGCAATTAAAATGTTAGATTCAATAGAAAATGCAACAGATTTTATTATGAAAAATAGTAAAGATATAGTGAACAATAATTAA